One Chloroflexota bacterium genomic region harbors:
- a CDS encoding alpha/beta fold hydrolase: MAFEMPVDPREARRARLVGWATFLLVAILIGLLAYLGYAGFEGSDQLVHPDRSRICRLPSALGWEYQAINYDQASDAGLAAEADPLDCASVGDAAGTDLMAADGTRLAGWYIPAAAPIGPEGPTVVLVHGHGSNKNAMLPWAEVLHADYNLVLFDQRNHGQSFGTETTVGVRERMDLDAVVDWVRATYAPSNIAVLGGSMGAITATHAVALGLPVQALVLDSSPLGVASSAQRRVENGNFPLALPASWAIVLGALFRTGVDVTAADPIFTIDDVGSVPVLILQGDADLAIDPTSADQLAAAAAEAGVQAEVHICAGAGHTRLLEVCPDDYRTWVLGFLARTLGP; this comes from the coding sequence ATGGCCTTCGAGATGCCAGTCGACCCTCGCGAAGCGCGCCGGGCACGCCTGGTGGGCTGGGCCACGTTCCTCCTGGTGGCGATCCTGATCGGGCTGTTGGCCTACCTAGGCTACGCCGGCTTCGAGGGATCGGATCAGCTCGTCCATCCCGATCGCAGCCGGATCTGCCGCCTTCCGTCAGCCCTGGGATGGGAGTACCAGGCCATCAATTACGACCAGGCCTCGGACGCGGGCCTGGCCGCGGAGGCCGATCCGCTCGACTGCGCGTCGGTCGGCGATGCAGCGGGCACCGACCTGATGGCTGCCGACGGGACACGCCTGGCCGGGTGGTACATCCCCGCGGCGGCGCCCATTGGCCCGGAGGGCCCAACCGTGGTTCTGGTTCACGGCCACGGCTCGAACAAGAACGCCATGCTCCCGTGGGCCGAGGTGCTCCACGCCGACTACAACCTGGTCCTGTTCGACCAGCGCAACCATGGGCAGAGCTTCGGGACCGAGACCACGGTCGGGGTCCGCGAACGGATGGATCTTGACGCGGTCGTGGATTGGGTCCGCGCCACGTATGCGCCGTCCAACATCGCCGTCCTGGGGGGCAGCATGGGCGCGATTACGGCGACACACGCCGTCGCGTTGGGCCTGCCGGTGCAGGCATTGGTCCTGGACTCTTCCCCGCTGGGCGTGGCCAGCTCGGCCCAGCGCCGCGTCGAGAACGGGAACTTCCCCCTTGCCCTCCCCGCCTCGTGGGCGATCGTCCTGGGCGCGCTGTTCCGGACCGGTGTCGACGTGACCGCCGCCGACCCGATCTTCACCATCGACGACGTCGGGAGCGTCCCGGTCCTCATCCTCCAGGGCGATGCCGACCTGGCCATCGACCCCACCAGCGCCGATCAGCTCGCCGCGGCCGCCGCGGAGGCCGGCGTTCAGGCGGAGGTTCACATCTGCGCCGGTGCCGGGCACACCCGGCTGCTCGAGGTGTGCCCGGATGACTACCGCACCTGGGTGCTAGGCTTCCTGGCCCGCACGCTTGGCCCCTGA
- a CDS encoding peptidylprolyl isomerase: MRAVRRGIRAGSAAFLGFAVACQGVIPGVEPTECPTAAPTATETADILADTAGTASFETTLGSFTVDLYGDVAPIATANFVALARCGFYESVTFHRVLAGFVAQAGDPNTRDNQGDFEGLGTGGPGYGFAIELPPEGRNYDPYVVAMANAGMANTNGSQFFICLTDLDAQLPRQYTIFGAVSSGMEVVDAIGGVAVNDSLIGVPVDPVVINRVLVGAPESTPD; the protein is encoded by the coding sequence ATGCGCGCCGTCCGGCGCGGGATTCGAGCCGGCTCGGCGGCATTCCTCGGGTTCGCGGTAGCCTGCCAGGGCGTGATCCCCGGTGTGGAGCCGACCGAATGCCCGACGGCCGCGCCGACCGCAACCGAAACTGCCGACATCCTGGCCGACACCGCGGGCACCGCGAGCTTCGAAACCACCCTGGGCAGCTTCACGGTCGACCTGTATGGCGACGTCGCGCCGATCGCGACCGCCAATTTCGTGGCCCTGGCCCGCTGTGGGTTCTACGAGAGCGTGACCTTCCATCGCGTCCTGGCCGGTTTCGTGGCCCAGGCCGGCGACCCGAACACGCGAGATAACCAGGGCGACTTCGAAGGCCTGGGCACCGGCGGACCCGGATACGGCTTCGCCATCGAGCTGCCGCCCGAAGGACGGAACTACGACCCCTACGTGGTGGCCATGGCCAATGCCGGCATGGCCAACACCAACGGGAGCCAGTTCTTCATCTGTCTGACTGATCTGGACGCCCAGCTGCCGCGCCAATACACCATCTTCGGGGCGGTTTCGTCCGGAATGGAGGTCGTGGACGCGATCGGTGGGGTGGCGGTCAACGACTCCCTCATCGGAGTGCCCGTGGACCCCGTCGTGATCAATCGGGTCCTCGTAGGCGCGCCCGAAAGTACGCCCGATTGA
- a CDS encoding VOC family protein, with protein sequence MLQPMGVGHVVLKVRDLDRSLAFYRDLLGFQVSGEMSNVMVFLTATGENHHDLGLVRVGDQAPSPVPTAVGLYHVAIRLADLEAVKKAHQLLTERGLLRGASDHGVSKSLYTVDPDGNEIELYCDAPRDEWEGRVAEVMTVKPLRLD encoded by the coding sequence GTGCTGCAGCCCATGGGGGTCGGTCACGTCGTGCTCAAGGTCCGCGACCTCGATCGGTCGCTGGCGTTCTACCGTGACCTGCTCGGATTCCAGGTGTCGGGCGAGATGAGCAACGTCATGGTCTTCCTGACCGCCACCGGCGAGAACCACCACGACCTGGGGCTGGTGCGGGTCGGCGACCAGGCCCCTTCCCCGGTCCCCACGGCGGTGGGCCTGTACCACGTCGCCATCCGGCTGGCCGACCTGGAGGCGGTCAAGAAGGCCCACCAGCTGCTGACTGAGCGCGGCCTGCTGCGCGGAGCGTCCGACCACGGGGTGAGCAAGAGCCTGTACACCGTCGACCCCGACGGGAACGAGATCGAGCTGTACTGCGATGCCCCGCGGGACGAATGGGAGGGGCGCGTCGCCGAGGTCATGACGGTCAAGCCTCTGCGCCTGGATTGA
- a CDS encoding NYN domain-containing protein, giving the protein MSKNVAVFVDVANLYYAARGQDVDVDYVALLKHATKGRDLIRAYAYSGLDPENENQKKFLDFLGKNGYKVVAKDIRKFGDGRVKANLDIELVVDLFRLADRMDVAVIVSGDGDFAPAIRALQDEGVRCEVISFKPNTSSDLFAVADEFVDVMKISAISRQKDAKGVPAPEMPAKEVNPDVGFREASPSVAAAAMAAIRADGEDAGSAGRGRVRATGIRRSERPSRPTRGGRSRTTDKEPIAITEPPSATDGGAPVARGAADDTLSESARRRRRRGGRGRGRRGRRGDLPDASSASAAADAEPAEIGWQEVDSIEELEGLGSGEGLAPEREFEFEEADAATLAELGLSSQPAGVSGIDGTDVPAQPAEAEATTGSAVTRKPRTRRPSTRAAGKPAAEPAAKTAAKPRARSTSKAVTQEPAGTRRKASDSTAAAAKPRASRTTRSKASPEPTEASDEGIWKRFTSGRSTRKRTTPEPPTEG; this is encoded by the coding sequence TTGAGCAAGAACGTGGCCGTCTTTGTCGACGTTGCCAACCTCTACTATGCTGCCCGCGGGCAGGACGTCGACGTCGATTACGTGGCGCTGCTGAAGCACGCCACCAAGGGGCGCGATCTCATTCGCGCCTACGCCTACTCGGGGCTTGATCCCGAGAACGAGAACCAGAAGAAGTTCCTCGATTTCCTTGGCAAGAACGGCTACAAGGTCGTGGCCAAGGACATCCGCAAGTTCGGCGACGGGCGGGTCAAGGCCAACCTCGACATCGAGCTCGTGGTCGACCTCTTCCGCCTGGCCGATCGGATGGACGTGGCCGTCATCGTCTCCGGGGACGGTGACTTCGCGCCCGCCATTCGCGCCCTTCAGGACGAGGGTGTCCGGTGCGAGGTGATCAGCTTCAAACCGAACACCAGCTCCGACCTGTTCGCTGTCGCCGACGAGTTCGTGGACGTCATGAAGATCAGCGCCATCAGCCGCCAGAAGGATGCCAAGGGGGTTCCGGCACCCGAGATGCCCGCCAAGGAGGTCAATCCCGACGTCGGATTCCGCGAGGCGTCGCCCTCGGTTGCCGCTGCAGCCATGGCAGCCATTCGAGCCGACGGGGAGGACGCCGGGAGTGCCGGCCGCGGACGAGTGCGGGCGACCGGGATACGCCGATCGGAACGACCTTCGCGCCCCACCCGCGGAGGGCGATCCCGCACCACTGACAAAGAGCCCATTGCGATCACCGAGCCGCCGTCTGCGACCGATGGCGGCGCGCCCGTGGCTCGTGGGGCTGCCGACGACACGCTGTCCGAAAGCGCTCGTCGGCGTCGTCGACGCGGGGGTCGGGGACGGGGGCGCCGCGGGCGCCGCGGGGATCTTCCCGATGCGTCATCAGCCTCGGCCGCGGCTGACGCCGAGCCCGCCGAGATCGGCTGGCAGGAAGTCGACAGCATCGAAGAGCTCGAAGGACTCGGATCCGGCGAAGGCCTTGCACCGGAGCGGGAATTTGAATTCGAGGAGGCCGATGCGGCGACGCTGGCCGAGCTCGGACTGAGCAGTCAGCCCGCAGGCGTCTCGGGAATCGATGGGACCGATGTGCCCGCCCAGCCCGCCGAGGCAGAGGCCACCACGGGTTCGGCCGTCACCCGGAAGCCCCGCACGCGCAGGCCCTCGACCCGGGCCGCGGGGAAGCCAGCGGCAGAGCCGGCAGCCAAGACAGCTGCCAAGCCCCGCGCGCGATCAACGAGCAAGGCTGTCACCCAGGAGCCGGCCGGCACCCGCAGGAAGGCGTCTGACTCGACAGCGGCAGCCGCGAAGCCGCGCGCCTCACGGACCACTCGAAGCAAGGCCTCTCCGGAGCCCACCGAGGCCTCGGACGAGGGCATCTGGAAGCGGTTCACCTCGGGTCGCAGCACGCGCAAGCGTACGACGCCCGAACCCCCCACCGAGGGTTAG
- a CDS encoding YtxH domain-containing protein, with the protein MAQKDVPDEVAQRGQALADAIAQAAEEAAQRASIAWRESQPVRREVARTIERQGRQVGKWSRKVWRQDIRPGLRRAWNRRTVALGAAGAAVPAGRQLIEEAASELGLRPRQDRHWGSFFAGILIGALTGALVAILTAPKPGRETRDDLVSRAREAAEAAGEWMPVSTPSTNGKGGTGAVPEASEVESET; encoded by the coding sequence ATGGCCCAGAAAGACGTGCCGGACGAGGTGGCGCAGCGTGGCCAGGCACTCGCGGATGCCATCGCCCAGGCAGCCGAAGAGGCCGCGCAGCGCGCATCCATCGCCTGGCGTGAGTCGCAGCCCGTTCGTCGAGAAGTCGCGCGCACGATCGAGCGCCAGGGACGCCAGGTGGGCAAGTGGTCTCGTAAGGTCTGGCGCCAGGACATCCGGCCCGGGCTGCGGCGAGCCTGGAACCGGCGTACCGTCGCCCTGGGGGCCGCTGGCGCAGCCGTCCCGGCCGGCCGTCAGCTGATCGAAGAAGCCGCCAGCGAGCTTGGTCTCCGCCCGCGCCAGGACCGCCACTGGGGCTCGTTCTTCGCCGGAATCCTGATCGGCGCACTGACCGGCGCCCTGGTCGCGATCCTTACGGCACCCAAGCCCGGCCGCGAGACGCGTGATGATCTCGTCAGCAGGGCGCGCGAAGCGGCTGAAGCCGCCGGCGAGTGGATGCCGGTCAGCACACCGTCAACCAACGGTAAGGGCGGGACGGGTGCCGTCCCCGAGGCCAGCGAGGTCGAATCCGAGACCTAA
- a CDS encoding DUF885 domain-containing protein, which yields MTTIAQPDAILSVDDTRFDDAIERWFRQRLELQPEWATYLGIHEHDHRLSPGGRDGIEQDVAFTNAAMAAMETFDPATLSPNRALDRDLVLHEARLNLFELTERRSWQGRSDAAEAIGGALFPLFTRDFAPLAERLESIAARLEAAPRFLAETHERVERPVQLWTEIDIQSGESLPSFLDTILDAARTQNAPTAVVSRLEQAIASAVSALDAHQAWLRDDVMPRATAEWVTGPELFAEMVRLRALEATGDEILDVGERMLAESHAQRDAVCAEIDPGLTPAQVADRVKGDYPANFVEALGEYRGAMDRARAFVVEHDLATLPPNDTLVVIETPSFIRHLVPFAAYFEPARFDPIPQGTYIVTPPETPEMMREHNYASISNTSVHEAYPGHHQQLSAAITNPSLVRLFSGSPEFAEGWAFYTERMMKEAGFDDTPTHRYIQLTDVIWRATRIVLDVRLHRGEIGFEEAVERLVAETGFEHPAALAEVKRYTSTPTYQLSYLYGRHMIETLRRDVERRQGPDFSLKGFHDTLLYGGTMPVSYARRLFDL from the coding sequence ATGACGACCATCGCCCAACCTGACGCCATCCTGAGCGTCGACGACACCCGGTTCGACGATGCGATCGAGCGCTGGTTCCGCCAGCGCCTGGAGCTTCAGCCTGAGTGGGCGACCTACCTCGGGATCCACGAGCACGACCACCGCCTCTCGCCCGGCGGGCGGGACGGGATCGAGCAGGACGTCGCCTTCACGAACGCGGCGATGGCGGCCATGGAGACCTTCGACCCGGCCACGCTGTCTCCGAACCGCGCACTGGACCGCGACCTCGTCCTCCACGAGGCGCGATTGAACCTGTTCGAGCTGACGGAGCGGCGCTCTTGGCAGGGGCGATCCGATGCCGCCGAGGCAATCGGCGGCGCCCTCTTCCCTCTCTTCACCCGCGACTTTGCGCCGCTGGCCGAACGCCTGGAGAGCATCGCCGCCCGCCTGGAGGCGGCTCCCCGCTTCCTGGCCGAGACCCACGAGCGGGTGGAGCGGCCGGTGCAGCTTTGGACAGAAATCGACATCCAATCCGGGGAAAGCCTGCCCTCGTTCCTGGACACCATCCTGGACGCGGCACGCACCCAGAACGCCCCGACGGCCGTCGTCAGCCGCCTGGAGCAAGCCATCGCATCGGCGGTCTCAGCCCTCGACGCACACCAGGCCTGGCTCCGCGACGACGTCATGCCCCGGGCGACCGCCGAATGGGTCACCGGCCCCGAGCTGTTCGCGGAGATGGTCCGCCTCCGCGCGCTGGAGGCCACCGGCGACGAGATCCTGGACGTGGGCGAGCGAATGCTCGCCGAGTCCCACGCCCAGCGCGACGCGGTGTGCGCGGAGATCGACCCCGGCCTGACCCCGGCCCAGGTCGCCGACCGGGTCAAGGGCGACTACCCCGCCAACTTCGTCGAAGCGCTGGGCGAGTACCGGGGGGCCATGGATCGGGCCCGCGCCTTCGTGGTCGAGCACGACCTCGCCACGCTGCCCCCCAACGACACCCTGGTCGTGATCGAGACGCCGAGCTTCATCCGGCACCTGGTGCCGTTTGCCGCCTACTTCGAACCGGCTCGCTTCGACCCCATTCCACAGGGCACCTACATCGTCACTCCGCCCGAGACACCGGAGATGATGCGCGAGCACAACTACGCCTCCATCTCCAACACGTCGGTCCACGAGGCCTACCCGGGTCATCACCAGCAGCTGTCGGCGGCCATCACCAATCCCAGCCTGGTGCGCCTCTTCTCCGGCTCGCCCGAGTTCGCCGAGGGATGGGCCTTCTACACCGAGCGGATGATGAAGGAGGCCGGATTCGACGACACGCCCACCCATCGGTACATCCAGCTCACGGACGTCATCTGGCGCGCCACCCGGATCGTCCTCGACGTCCGGCTCCACCGCGGCGAGATTGGCTTCGAGGAGGCGGTCGAGCGGCTGGTGGCCGAAACCGGATTCGAGCACCCCGCCGCCCTGGCCGAGGTCAAGCGCTACACGAGCACCCCCACCTACCAGCTGTCGTACCTCTACGGGCGGCACATGATCGAAACCCTGCGCCGCGACGTCGAACGGCGGCAGGGCCCCGATTTCAGCCTCAAGGGCTTCCACGACACGCTCCTCTACGGCGGCACGATGCCCGTCTCCTACGCGCGGCGCCTGTTCGACCTTTGA
- a CDS encoding HD domain-containing protein has protein sequence MAELIRRDRLAREAEEQRLSAVATRSASSRGRARPEEPDPFRTAFERDRDRIIHSKAFRRLKHKTQVFLNPEGDHFVTRLTHTLQVAQIARSLAAALGLNEALAEAIALGHDVGHTPFGHTGEEALGPYFPPAGWHHAAQSVRIFEVLEDLNLTWEVRDGIRAHTWKITPPPQTPEALCVRYADRIAYLSHDALDALRAGVLAETEFPPHLIERLGPPGRQWIGELITAVIDESLRAGAIGMDADTLALMHELRDFMFARVYLRPEQAAQQHVAVRLLRRLMDHHLAHPDELPASYRDTDADLVTQVADYVSGMTDRYAQTASDRLFGVTAERLG, from the coding sequence GTGGCAGAACTCATCCGCCGAGACCGGCTGGCCCGGGAAGCCGAGGAGCAGCGGCTGTCAGCGGTTGCCACGCGATCGGCCAGCTCCCGCGGCCGAGCAAGACCCGAGGAACCGGACCCGTTCCGCACCGCTTTCGAGCGGGATCGGGATCGGATCATCCACTCCAAGGCGTTCCGACGGCTGAAGCACAAGACACAGGTCTTCCTCAACCCTGAGGGCGACCATTTCGTCACGCGCCTGACACATACCCTCCAGGTGGCCCAGATCGCACGCTCGCTGGCGGCCGCGTTGGGGCTCAACGAAGCGTTGGCGGAGGCGATCGCGCTGGGTCATGACGTGGGCCACACTCCGTTCGGCCACACCGGCGAGGAGGCCCTGGGGCCGTATTTCCCGCCCGCGGGCTGGCATCACGCGGCGCAGAGCGTTCGCATCTTCGAAGTCCTCGAGGACCTCAACCTGACCTGGGAGGTGCGCGACGGGATTCGGGCCCACACCTGGAAGATCACGCCTCCGCCGCAGACGCCGGAGGCCCTGTGCGTGCGCTATGCGGATCGAATCGCATACCTCAGCCATGACGCGCTTGACGCGCTCCGGGCCGGGGTCCTGGCCGAGACCGAATTTCCCCCGCATCTGATCGAGCGACTGGGGCCGCCGGGACGGCAATGGATCGGGGAGCTCATCACCGCCGTTATCGACGAGAGCCTGCGTGCGGGCGCGATCGGGATGGACGCGGACACGCTTGCCCTTATGCATGAGCTGCGCGATTTCATGTTCGCGCGCGTCTACCTGCGCCCCGAGCAGGCGGCTCAGCAGCACGTGGCCGTCCGCCTCCTGCGCCGCTTGATGGACCACCACCTTGCCCACCCCGACGAGCTCCCGGCGTCCTACCGGGATACCGATGCCGACCTGGTGACCCAGGTCGCCGACTACGTCTCCGGGATGACGGACCGATACGCCCAGACGGCTTCCGACAGGCTGTTTGGCGTGACGGCCGAGCGATTAGGGTGA
- a CDS encoding acylphosphatase, producing MALGRRARVNPQRLTARVIGRVQGVGYRWWVVDTATRLGLVGWVRNADDERAVELIAEGEPTPLDALESQLDHGPGAAWVERVEASRGPASGGMTRFEVRR from the coding sequence GTGGCCCTCGGTCGCCGCGCGCGGGTGAACCCGCAGCGCCTGACGGCCCGGGTCATCGGCCGCGTCCAGGGGGTCGGGTACCGCTGGTGGGTGGTCGACACCGCCACGCGGCTCGGCCTGGTGGGTTGGGTCCGCAACGCCGACGACGAGCGTGCCGTAGAGCTGATCGCCGAAGGCGAGCCGACGCCGCTGGACGCCCTTGAATCTCAGCTCGACCATGGCCCCGGAGCGGCGTGGGTCGAGCGGGTCGAAGCCAGCCGCGGACCGGCATCGGGGGGCATGACCCGGTTCGAGGTTCGCCGGTGA
- a CDS encoding TIGR00730 family Rossman fold protein produces the protein MAKQDHPRRSGALVMRGPVRRPTEDQELLQRDARTDFQGTDTWRTLRILGEFVEGFDALAGVGPAVSIFGSARVKRTDMHYRLARRLAARLVKEGFAVITGGGPGIMEAANRGAQEAGGLSIGCNIELPFEQDINPYVDLGIEFRYFFVRKTMFVKYAEAFVIFPGGLGTMDELFEALTLIQTGKIEDFPVVLVGREYWSGLMRWLVGTVQKQGKISPEDLDLATITDDLDEVVRVIVDRHQARKNMPERHIGDLIRGP, from the coding sequence ATGGCGAAGCAGGACCATCCGAGACGCAGCGGTGCGCTGGTCATGCGGGGACCCGTGCGGCGCCCGACCGAGGACCAGGAGCTCCTCCAGCGCGACGCCCGCACCGACTTTCAGGGCACCGACACGTGGCGCACACTCCGCATCCTGGGCGAGTTCGTCGAAGGCTTCGACGCCCTGGCTGGGGTAGGCCCGGCAGTCAGCATCTTCGGGTCGGCGCGGGTGAAACGCACCGATATGCATTATCGCCTCGCGCGACGGCTGGCCGCCCGCCTGGTCAAGGAGGGCTTCGCGGTCATCACCGGCGGCGGCCCGGGAATCATGGAAGCCGCCAATCGGGGCGCCCAGGAGGCGGGGGGCCTGTCCATCGGCTGCAACATCGAGCTGCCGTTCGAGCAGGACATCAACCCCTACGTCGACCTGGGCATCGAGTTCCGCTACTTCTTCGTGCGCAAGACGATGTTCGTCAAGTACGCGGAGGCGTTTGTCATCTTCCCCGGTGGCCTGGGCACGATGGATGAGCTGTTCGAGGCGCTGACCCTCATCCAGACCGGGAAGATCGAGGACTTCCCGGTGGTGCTGGTGGGACGCGAGTACTGGAGCGGGCTCATGCGCTGGCTGGTCGGCACGGTTCAGAAACAAGGCAAGATCAGCCCCGAGGACCTCGATCTGGCCACGATCACCGACGACCTGGACGAGGTGGTGCGGGTGATCGTGGACCGACATCAGGCTCGCAAGAACATGCCCGAGCGGCACATCGGAGATCTGATCCGCGGCCCCTGA
- a CDS encoding N-acetylmuramoyl-L-alanine amidase, whose amino-acid sequence MHLKSALHRPLLAGLAMALVMTGLAPAVPADTTGSIRVRTSESTHGVDGSYDFSIAAGTTHIVIHWSGHRDAHVDAAFSADGAVFSEPSHVHIDEFGASKADGETYGSVMTVGGMRAVRVTADETLPKVTVLAMDAAGETQASFGLGAEAAALSTIPGVIPRSGWGADESIRFDSLGEERWTRAFYPLQKLVVHHTAGANNDPNPAATVRAIYHFHAVTLGWGDIGYNYLIDEAGRVYEGRYTRDYWNGTIPTGDDEAGDVVESGHALHHNPGSMGISLLGNFTSQLPTPAAQASMVRMLAWASAAHGINPTGSSTYVNPATGTTITTMNITGHRDYQNTGCPGSPYYALLPSIRSAVAAEIANPPLETYNPARPLYFAAGAYVGRQFNAAGGITASLPYTLGAASWAPTNQKSPIPNQGGNWYYITAGIWAGYWIQESAATTLGNAPPAPVAESYFPWRPVSFAAGAHVGYKFDTNGAIIASLAYTLASDSTAPTTEKSTIPNQAGNWFYITAGVWAGYWIQESAGTTLGDIPPPPPPPVVETYDPPRPLYFAAGTYVGRQFSANGAITASFPYTLASGSNAPTNQKSTIPNQAGNWYFITAGVWAGYWIQESAGTTLGDIPPPPPPPVSETFDPPRPLYFAAGTYVGRQFNAAGTITASNPYTLATGSNAPTNQKSTIPNQSGNWYFITAGVWAGYWIQESAGTTLGDVPPPPPPPVSETYDPPRPLYFAAGTYVGRQFNAAGGITASNPYTLATGSNAPTSQRSTIPNQAGNWYYITAGIWAGYWIQESAATTLGDIPPPPPPPVVETYDPPRALYFAPGTYVGRQFNAAGGITASNPYTLATGSNAPTNQKSTIPNQSGNWYSITAGIWAGYWIQESAGTILGP is encoded by the coding sequence ATGCATCTGAAGTCCGCTTTGCACCGCCCGCTCCTTGCCGGCCTCGCCATGGCGCTGGTCATGACTGGCCTGGCACCGGCGGTACCCGCGGACACGACCGGCTCGATCAGGGTCCGTACCTCGGAATCGACCCACGGGGTCGATGGGAGCTACGACTTCTCTATCGCGGCGGGCACGACGCACATCGTCATCCATTGGTCGGGCCATAGGGACGCACATGTAGACGCGGCGTTCAGCGCCGATGGAGCTGTCTTCTCAGAGCCGTCCCACGTCCACATCGACGAGTTCGGAGCATCCAAAGCGGACGGCGAGACTTACGGCTCGGTGATGACCGTAGGCGGCATGCGGGCGGTCCGCGTGACGGCCGATGAAACCCTCCCCAAGGTCACGGTTCTCGCCATGGACGCGGCTGGCGAGACCCAGGCGTCATTCGGGCTGGGGGCCGAGGCGGCCGCGCTGAGCACCATTCCCGGAGTCATCCCACGAAGCGGTTGGGGGGCCGACGAGTCCATCCGATTCGACAGCCTGGGGGAGGAGCGCTGGACGCGCGCGTTCTACCCCCTTCAGAAGCTGGTGGTCCATCACACGGCAGGCGCGAACAACGATCCGAACCCGGCAGCGACTGTCCGAGCCATCTACCATTTCCACGCCGTCACCCTGGGCTGGGGCGACATTGGTTACAACTACCTGATCGATGAGGCCGGACGGGTGTACGAGGGTCGGTACACCCGGGACTACTGGAACGGCACCATCCCGACCGGGGATGACGAGGCCGGGGACGTCGTTGAGTCCGGCCACGCGCTGCATCACAACCCGGGCAGCATGGGGATCTCACTGCTCGGTAACTTCACCTCGCAGCTCCCCACACCTGCGGCACAGGCATCCATGGTGCGGATGCTGGCCTGGGCGTCCGCCGCGCACGGTATCAACCCGACCGGTAGCAGCACGTACGTCAACCCGGCGACCGGGACGACCATCACGACCATGAACATCACCGGCCATCGCGACTACCAGAACACCGGGTGCCCCGGCTCGCCCTATTACGCACTCCTTCCGTCGATCCGGAGCGCGGTGGCGGCGGAGATCGCCAATCCGCCCCTTGAAACGTACAACCCGGCGCGTCCCCTCTATTTCGCCGCCGGCGCCTATGTTGGCCGGCAATTCAACGCCGCCGGAGGGATCACAGCCTCGTTGCCGTACACGCTCGGCGCGGCCTCGTGGGCTCCCACGAACCAGAAGAGCCCGATCCCCAACCAGGGCGGGAACTGGTACTACATCACGGCCGGGATCTGGGCCGGTTATTGGATCCAGGAATCGGCCGCGACCACCCTGGGCAATGCGCCGCCGGCACCGGTGGCCGAGTCCTATTTCCCCTGGCGTCCCGTCTCCTTCGCCGCTGGCGCTCACGTCGGGTACAAGTTCGATACCAATGGGGCGATCATCGCCTCGCTGGCGTACACGCTGGCCAGCGATTCCACGGCGCCGACGACGGAGAAGAGCACGATCCCCAACCAGGCCGGGAACTGGTTCTACATCACCGCTGGAGTGTGGGCCGGGTACTGGATCCAGGAGTCGGCCGGCACGACCCTGGGCGACATACCACCCCCGCCACCGCCGCCGGTGGTCGAGACGTACGACCCGCCGCGCCCGCTGTACTTCGCGGCCGGCACGTACGTCGGTCGCCAGTTCAGCGCCAACGGGGCGATCACCGCCTCGTTCCCGTACACCCTGGCCAGCGGCTCGAACGCGCCCACCAACCAGAAGAGCACGATCCCCAACCAGGCTGGGAACTGGTACTTCATCACCGCTGGGGTGTGGGCCGGCTACTGGATCCAGGAGTCCGCGGGCACGACCCTGGGCGACATACCGCCCCCGCCACCGCCGCCCGTGTCGGAAACCTTCGACCCGCCGCGCCCGCTGTACTTCGCGGCGGGCACCTACGTCGGTCGCCAGTTCAACGCGGCCGGGACGATCACGGCCTCCAACCCGTACACCCTGGCCACAGGCTCGAACGCGCCGACGAATCAGAAGAGCACGATCCCCAACCAGAGCGGGAACTGGTACTTCATCACGGCCGGTGTGTGGGCCGGCTACTGGATCCAGGAGTCCGCGGGCACGACCTTGGGCGACGTACCGCCCCCGCCACCGCCGCCCGTGTCGGAGACCTACGACCCGCCGCGCCCGCTGTACTTCGCGGCGGGCACGTACGTAGGTCGCCAATTCAACGCCGCCGGAGGGATCACGGCCTCCAACCCGTACACCCTGGCCACGGGTTCGAACGCGCCCACCAGCCAGCGCAGCACGATCCCCAACCAGGCCGGGAACTGGTACTACATCACGGCTGGGATCTGGGCCGGGTACTGGATCCAAGAATCGGCCGCGACCACCCTGGGCGACATACCACCCCCGCCACCGCCGCCGGTGGTCGAGACATATGACCCGCCGCGCGCGTTGTACTTCGCGCCCGGCACGTATGTCGGTCGCCAGTTCAACGCCGCCGGAGGGATCACGGCCTCCAACCCGTACACCCTGGCCACGGGATCGAACGCGCCCACGAACCAGAAGAGCACGATCCCCAACCAGAGCGGGAACTGGTACTCCATCACGGCCGGGATCTGGGCGGGGTACTGGATCCAGGAGTCGGCCGGCACGATCCTGGGACCTTAG